Proteins from one Nymphalis io chromosome 23, ilAglIoxx1.1, whole genome shotgun sequence genomic window:
- the LOC126777709 gene encoding serine protease 33-like produces the protein MFIIKDNETWSSGVMSYTIHPEYEFATYNTIALVELAEHYQDELKPICWPQYSYNTSNNLFAVGYTDENKFLEKLIYKLEYVDQPLCNEFYNRIGFKNNLYIPSHYFCAFAKNNKKNCVWENGMALVSNTTGPWVLIGFGIKGPGCAGPSRFIDILKFQPWIEASTDNTFY, from the exons atgtttattataaaagataatgaGACATGGTCGAGTGGAGTCATGAGTTACACGATCCATCCTGAATATGAGTTTGCCACCTACAATACTATAGCTTTGGTAGAATTGGCGGAGCATTACCAAG atGAATTAAAACCTATTTGCTGGCCTCAATATAGTTACAATACATCAAATAATTTGTTTGCAGTGGGATATACTGACG aaaataaatttctggagaaattaatttataaattagaatatGTTGACCAGCCGCTTTGTAATGAGTTCTATAATCGCATCGGG TTTAAAAACAATCTTTATATACCCTCACACTACTTTTGTGCATTTGCtaagaataataagaaaaactgTGTATGGGAAAATGGGATGGCACTCGTTTCAAATACAACAGGACCTTGGGTTTTA ATTGGTTTCGGAATCAAAGGGCCCGGATGTGCTGGCCCGAGTCGCTTCATAGATATATTGAAGTTCCAACCCTGGATTGAAGCGTCGACTGATAAcacattttactaa